Part of the Cohnella candidum genome, AGATTACATACTGGGGAAAAAACCGCCGAAGCATCGGATAAAGCCATTGGATGGCCGAATAGTAGCCGTGCGTGTTGCGCAAACCTTTCGTGGGGTGGATGTAGCCGGGCCGGAACATGTACGCTTTGCGGAACGGCAGCTTCAGCAACGCGTTTTCGGTCTTTCCCTTCACCCTCGCCCACATGCTTCGGCCCCGCTCGGTACTGTCCGTGCCGCTGCCCGATACGTAACAGAACACCATGTCCGGGTTCAATCCGGACAGCAGTTCGGCCGCATGCAGCGTCAGGTCGTAGGTCAAACGGTGATACTCCGGTTCCTTCTTGCCTACGGAAGAGACGCCGAGACAGAAGTAGCACGCGTTGTACCCGGTGAGCTCTTTCGCGATTGGACGCCAGTCGAAAAAGTCGCCGTGCACGATCTCCTCCAGCTTGGGATGGGTAACGCCGCACGGCTTCCTCCCCACGACGAGCACTTTCTCCACATCAGGATGGTTCAAGCATTCATGAAGGACGCCTTCCCCCACCATACCGGTCGCGCCGGTCACGATCGCCCGCACCCGCTGTCCAGTCGTTCGCAGCTCCGTTTTCATGGAAACACGCTCCGTTCCTTAAGTTGTCTTCATCTTAACGAAGCCAATGTTCTTCTGGCAAGCTGCGGGTTCTTCGTTGCAAAATGCGACGAAAAGTCGACCTCTGCCGCAAACGGCGAACCCGCCCTTCTCCCCTTTACCGCAATAAATACATTATGTATCATATGGAGTAACAAAGTGTATCTATTGTCGGATGGAGGGAACGTCATGCAACGCCGCATCGAGCAGTTGGACGGTCTTCGAGGACTGGCGTCGTTCACGGTCATGCTGCATCACCTGTATTTGGTTTTTCCGTTCCTCCCGCTTCTGTTTCGGTATTCCCCGCTCCGCGTCGTGGTGAATGGACATGCGTCGGTCATTCTCTTCTTCGTTCTGAGCGGCTATGTTTTAGCGTTGCCCTTCATGGAGCGTTCGGGAGGCTCTTACCGAAGTTTCGTCATTCGGAGGATTTTCCGCATCTACGTCCCGTACCTCGTGTCCGTCATTTTGGCGACGCTGATGGCGTCGTGGCTGGCTTCGGGCCGTATTCCCGGGATCGATGCCTGGCAGCGCGGCATTCATCCGGGTACGCTCGCCGGTCATCTTTTCCTCGTCGCCGACACCGACACGAAGGCGCTGAACAACGTCATGTGGTCCCTCGTTCACGAAATGAGAATTTCCCTCCTGTTTCCGCTCATTACGCTATGCGTCCTTAGATGGGGATGGCGCGCGAATCTGCTGGTCTGCCTGCTCCTGTCCGCTTCCGGCGGTTTGAAAACCTCGCTGCCCTGGGGCCATGAGGATATCACTTTATGGGACACGCTCCACTACGCGGCCATGTTCCTGATCGGAGCTATGCTCGCGAAAAACAAATCATCCATCGCCGAGGCTTACCGCAAATTAACGGCTCTGCGAAAATGGAAGTTCCTCATCGCGGCTTTTCCTCTCTATGCCTACTCTACCGTGATTGCCTCGGCCGCCTCCAAAATGGGCTTCATGCCGTATGACGTCATCATCAGCGATTACGCGGCCGCAATCGCAGCGGCAGTTTGGATCGTTTACGCGGTCAACTCCACACGGCTGTCGAAGCAGCTCCTCCTCCGCAAGCCCGTCGTCTTTCTCGGAAGGATTTCCTACAGTCTTTATCTCTACCATTTGATCGTCCTGTTCAGTTTGATGTTCGCGTTTTACGGCACCCTACCGAACGCGGTCATTTACGCGGGGACGATCGTACTCTCTCTCCTGCTCTCCGCCTTGTCGCACCGATTCGTCGAGCGTCCGGCGATCGCCTGGGGCCGAAGATTCGCTGACCGTCCGTCCCGAACGCAAATCGGGCGGCCCGCGCTCACGAAGGAGAGCTAGGCCGCCCGATCGGCGATCCGGTTATGCGGTTTCGGCTTCATACACGGCGAGAGCCGCTTGGACGCCTTCGCCCGCCGGCAGCTTGACGCCGTGCTTCAGTAACGCGGCTTCCAGCGCGCCGAGCACGAGCAGCACGTTCCGCATGCTCGCGCTGTACCCCATCGTGCCGATCCGCCAAATCCGTCCCTTCAGCGGACCGAAAGAACTGGCGATTTCGATGCCGAAGCGGTTCAGCAGCATCGCCCGAACGGATTCTCCGTCCACGCCTGGCGGAATTTCGACGCAGGTCACGACGGGCAGCTTGCAGGAGGGATCGCCGTACAGCTTGAGCCCCATCGCCGTCAGGCCTGCCATCAGCGCCCTCTCCTGCAGCCGGTGCCGCGCGAAACGCGCCTCCAAGCCTTCCGCGAGCAGAATGCGGAGGCCTTCGCGCAGCCCGTAAAGCATGGACGTCATTTCGGTATGGTGGTTCAACCGGGCCGGACTCCAGTAATCCTGCAGCTGGGCGAGGTCGAAATAATTGCTCCGGATTCCCGCCAAGCCGCTCGATTCCGAAGGCTGTCCCGGCTGCCGCAATCCCCGTTCGATCACTTTGCGCGCGATGATTTTGCGTTCCGCGCGTTCGTTATACGTAATCGGCGCCATGCCGGACGGGACGGACAGGCACTTCTGCGTGCCTCCGATGACGGCGTCCAAAAACCAGGCGTCCGCCTCCACGGGCACGCCGCCGATCGTCGCGACCGCATCCACTACGAGCAGCACGTCGTTTTCCCGACAGAACCGGCCGACTTCTTCGAGCGGCTGGATCCGGCCGGTGGACGTTTCGCCATGAACCATGGCGACGAGCGAAGGACGTTCTTTCCGGATGGCGGCGATGATTTCCTCCGGATCGAAATTGCTCCCCCAAGGCTTCTCCATCGTGGCCACTTCCGCGCCGCAGCGTTCCGCGATTTCATGGAGCAGGTGGCCAAACCGGCCGTAAATCGGCACCAGCACCTTCTCTCCGGGCACGATCAGACTGGTGAGTACGGCCTCGATTCCGGAACGGGAAGTGCCGTCGATCGGATAAGCCCATCGGTTTTCTGTCTGGAAAAGGCTTCGCAACATGGACATCGTCTCGTTCATGAGGGCGGTGAATTCGGGATCGAATTGGCCCAGGATCGGATAGGACAGGGCCCGGAGGACGCGCGGGTCCACCTCGACCGGACCGGGCGTCATGATCGTCCGCGGCGACGGGGACAAATCGGAATAGGGCGTCATGTCTGTTGCACCTCACTAGGCGTCGGTATAGGCGAGCTCATGAAGCATTTCGGTCAAAACTTGGGCGCCAGTGGCGAGATGTTCCGGCGCGGTGTATTCCCCGGGCGAGTGGCTGATGCCGGCTCTGCTCGGCACGAACAGCATCGCCGTCGGGCAAAGAGACGAAAACGATTGGGCGTCGTGTCCGGCGCCGCTCATCATTCTGCGGTATGCCAGGCCGCGTTCGCGGCAAATCTGCTCGAGCTTGCCCGTCAGTAAAGGATCCATCGGGACCGGGCGCGAGAGGAGCGCGGTCTGGATGGAGAATCCTACGCTGCGGCGTTCGGCGATGCTGCGGAACTTCCCGAGCACCGCTTCGCAGAAGCCCGTCAGCAATGTTTCCGACAGGTGGCGGATGTCGAGCGTGAATTCCACGGTGCCCGGGATGACGTTCGGGATGTTCGGCGCCGTTTTCATCCGGCCGACCGTCGCGACGAGCGGCTCCCCCGCTCGCGAGGCCGCTTTCTCCAGCACCAGCATCATTTCGGCGGCGGCGGCCAACGCGTCCAGCCGCATCGACATGGGCGTCGTGCCGGCATGGTTCGCTTCCCCTTCGAGCGTGACGATGTATCGCCGCTGACCGGCGATCGTCTCCACGACGCCGATGTCGTCGCCCGTTCTTTCCAAAATGACCCCTTGCTCCACGTGCACTTCGATGAAAGCCGCAATATCACGCCTGCGCGGATCCGGCTGATCTTCCCGGCCGAAGCCCGCTTCACGCATCGCGTCGCCGAGAAGAACGCCGTCCGGGTCCTCTGCCGTGTCGGCCAACTCGAGCGGGTGCGCGCCGGATACGCTGCCGGATCCCCAATACGCGAGCGGGAATCGGCTGCCTTCCTCTTCGCAGAACGAGACGACCTCGAGCGTCCGTTTCGGTTGGCCGTAACGGTTTTTCAGCTCGCGGACCGCGGCAAGCGATGCCGCGATCCCGTAGGCGCCGTCGTACTTGCCGCCGGAGCGGACGGTGTCTACGTGAGACCCGGTCAGGATGACCGGAGCCTCCGGGGATTTGCCCGGAAGCCTGCCGTACAGGTTGCCGACCCGGTCGTACCGCACCTCCAAGCCCGCTTCCTCCATCCGTTCCGCCAAGAAAGACTGCGCGCGCCTCCAGGATTCCGAATACAGCAGGCGGGTAATGCCGCCTCCGCGTTCGGCGCCGATGGCGCCCAAATCCTCCAGAAGCTGCGTTACGTAAGCTTCGCTCTCCGTTTTCGCGATCATCATGCCATCTCCCCTTTCGCTTACGAAATCACCGTTCCCGCTTTAACGCGCCGGATATCTTGCCGCAGCGGTTCACCTCCGGACGATTCAGTAATCCCGCTGCCCATACGATAGACGACCTTGCCGCGGCTCAACGTGGCGGCGACCCGTACCTTCATCTCCATCCCCGCGTACGGACTGATGCGGTGCCGGTACAGCAGATGTTCTTCCGTCAAAATATATGGCGCCGCCATATCAACGATCGCGAGATCCGCGTCCATGCCGACGGCGATTTTTCCTTTGCTCTCCGCGAATCCGAATCTTCGAGCCGGCGCTCCCGCGACCAGATCGGCGATCAGGGTCAGCGGCAAACCGCGCGCCAGCACGCCTTCGCCAAGAAGCAGCTCCAGGCTGCTTTGCGCGCCCGCTATGCCTCCCCAAGCATCGAAAAACGATCGGCCTGCCCCCGTCCGCTTGAGCTCAGGCGGGCTGGGCGAATGGTCGGACGCGACCATGTCGATGCCGCCTTCCGCCAGCAGCTCCCACAAACGCTCACGCCGTTCCGCGTCGCGGAGCGGCGGCGCGCATTTGGCCGCGGGGCCGATGCGTTCCATGTCCTCCTCGGTCAACACCAAGTAATGGGGACACGTTTCCAGCGTAACGTCGACTCCTTTCAGCTTCGCTTCCGCGACCAGCTCCACCGCTTCCGGCGTGCTGATATGCACGAAATGCAGCCGGCAGCCGGTGTCCTTGGCGTACAGCAGCGCTTTGGCCACGGCTTCCGTCTCCGCCACGACCGGCCGGGACGCCGCGAAGCCTCGGGCATCCACG contains:
- the allC gene encoding allantoate deiminase, which translates into the protein MMIAKTESEAYVTQLLEDLGAIGAERGGGITRLLYSESWRRAQSFLAERMEEAGLEVRYDRVGNLYGRLPGKSPEAPVILTGSHVDTVRSGGKYDGAYGIAASLAAVRELKNRYGQPKRTLEVVSFCEEEGSRFPLAYWGSGSVSGAHPLELADTAEDPDGVLLGDAMREAGFGREDQPDPRRRDIAAFIEVHVEQGVILERTGDDIGVVETIAGQRRYIVTLEGEANHAGTTPMSMRLDALAAAAEMMLVLEKAASRAGEPLVATVGRMKTAPNIPNVIPGTVEFTLDIRHLSETLLTGFCEAVLGKFRSIAERRSVGFSIQTALLSRPVPMDPLLTGKLEQICRERGLAYRRMMSGAGHDAQSFSSLCPTAMLFVPSRAGISHSPGEYTAPEHLATGAQVLTEMLHELAYTDA
- a CDS encoding allantoinase is translated as MVVRFDLIVSGGNVVLPEGVRRADIGIRDGKIAAIADLLPEGEAADVLDAGGRLVLPGMIDVHVHFNEPNFGHWEGFETGSAALAAGGCTAYLDMPLNGNPPTVNLEALRMKASLAEGRSVVDYGFWGGLVPGNLDQLEALAQAGVPAFKAFLSDPGGEGEGRFRQVDDFTLYEGMKRIARFGGLLALHAESDALTGGLAEQARANGHVDARGFAASRPVVAETEAVAKALLYAKDTGCRLHFVHISTPEAVELVAEAKLKGVDVTLETCPHYLVLTEEDMERIGPAAKCAPPLRDAERRERLWELLAEGGIDMVASDHSPSPPELKRTGAGRSFFDAWGGIAGAQSSLELLLGEGVLARGLPLTLIADLVAGAPARRFGFAESKGKIAVGMDADLAIVDMAAPYILTEEHLLYRHRISPYAGMEMKVRVAATLSRGKVVYRMGSGITESSGGEPLRQDIRRVKAGTVIS
- a CDS encoding acyltransferase family protein, which translates into the protein MQRRIEQLDGLRGLASFTVMLHHLYLVFPFLPLLFRYSPLRVVVNGHASVILFFVLSGYVLALPFMERSGGSYRSFVIRRIFRIYVPYLVSVILATLMASWLASGRIPGIDAWQRGIHPGTLAGHLFLVADTDTKALNNVMWSLVHEMRISLLFPLITLCVLRWGWRANLLVCLLLSASGGLKTSLPWGHEDITLWDTLHYAAMFLIGAMLAKNKSSIAEAYRKLTALRKWKFLIAAFPLYAYSTVIASAASKMGFMPYDVIISDYAAAIAAAVWIVYAVNSTRLSKQLLLRKPVVFLGRISYSLYLYHLIVLFSLMFAFYGTLPNAVIYAGTIVLSLLLSALSHRFVERPAIAWGRRFADRPSRTQIGRPALTKES
- a CDS encoding NAD-dependent epimerase/dehydratase family protein; translated protein: MKTELRTTGQRVRAIVTGATGMVGEGVLHECLNHPDVEKVLVVGRKPCGVTHPKLEEIVHGDFFDWRPIAKELTGYNACYFCLGVSSVGKKEPEYHRLTYDLTLHAAELLSGLNPDMVFCYVSGSGTDSTERGRSMWARVKGKTENALLKLPFRKAYMFRPGYIHPTKGLRNTHGYYSAIQWLYPMLRRFFPQYVISLRELGLAMIHTVTRTYEKSVLENEDIARLANL
- a CDS encoding pyridoxal-phosphate-dependent aminotransferase family protein; translated protein: MTPYSDLSPSPRTIMTPGPVEVDPRVLRALSYPILGQFDPEFTALMNETMSMLRSLFQTENRWAYPIDGTSRSGIEAVLTSLIVPGEKVLVPIYGRFGHLLHEIAERCGAEVATMEKPWGSNFDPEEIIAAIRKERPSLVAMVHGETSTGRIQPLEEVGRFCRENDVLLVVDAVATIGGVPVEADAWFLDAVIGGTQKCLSVPSGMAPITYNERAERKIIARKVIERGLRQPGQPSESSGLAGIRSNYFDLAQLQDYWSPARLNHHTEMTSMLYGLREGLRILLAEGLEARFARHRLQERALMAGLTAMGLKLYGDPSCKLPVVTCVEIPPGVDGESVRAMLLNRFGIEIASSFGPLKGRIWRIGTMGYSASMRNVLLVLGALEAALLKHGVKLPAGEGVQAALAVYEAETA